A genome region from Hevea brasiliensis isolate MT/VB/25A 57/8 chromosome 7, ASM3005281v1, whole genome shotgun sequence includes the following:
- the LOC110638140 gene encoding squamosa promoter-binding-like protein 2, with protein MSSLSLMEWNTKPPIQWDWENLIMFNATSEHPKKLRLPEWEIDGETGIDSGSLYSSGSGSGSGGGSGSDLGLASLSKSSKSASTNSSSIGEVKTSKFTLEASEAIPGDSSNKEVLINAKPTGISSTLEASVGSGEPLLGLKLGKRTYFEDVCAGSNAKASSFSVTPGSSVSPSKRSKSSGQASPAPRCQVEGCNLDLSSAKDYHRKHRVCESHSKSPKVTVAGVERRFCQQCSRFHGLSEFDEKKRSCRRRLSDHNARRRKPQPESVQLTPARLSSSLYDERQQMSLVWNRAPLVYSRPNENLTWEGTSSSKFTITKEYVTKPAKGGIDGQLHLPGNDLRTSIPMHPHDSKSLLPSKSKVITAEVLNQGLEESIISPNVDATQDLHRALSLLSTNSWGSCEQKSISHEQSARTSHTGMPQSMLHVMPQSVPLASSDHWRTEQSTDSRVHTLTTNNYNSNYNQEFQLLRTPYDSDFYSSQLN; from the exons ATGAGTTCTCTCTCACTGATGGAGTGGAATACAAAACCCCCCATACAGTGGGACTGGGAGAACCTTATAATGTTTAATGCAACAAGTGAACATCCTAAGAAGTTAAGATTGCCCGAGTGGGAGATTGATGGAGAGACAGGAATTGATTCTGGGTCTTTATACTCTTCCGGGAGTGgaagtggtagtggtggtggttcTGGTTCTGATTTGGGACTTGCTTCCTTATCGAAGAGCTCAAAGTCAGCTTCCACAAATTCGTCATCAATTGGGGAAGTGAAAACATCCAAATTTACTTTGGAGGCCTCTGAAGCTATTCCAGGAGATTCCAGCAATAAGGAAGTCCTTATAAATGCAAAGCCAACTGGTATTTCTTCTACTCTTGAGGCTTCAGTTGGCTCAGGTGAGCCTCTGCTAGGCTTGAAGCTAGGTAAACGGACATACTTTGAAGATGTTTGTGCAGGGAGTAATGCTAAAGCTTCATCATTTTCTGTGACTCCTGGATCTTCTGTTTCTCCTTCAAAGAGATCCAAGTCCAGTGGTCAGGCTTCACCTGCCCCACGTTGTCAAGTAGAAGGCTGTAACCTTGATCTCTCATCAGCTAAAGATTATCATCGGAAACATAGAGTTTGTGAAagtcattcaaaatccccaaaggTCACTGTAGCTGGTGTGGAACGCAGGTTTTGCCAGCAGTGTAGCAG ATTCCATGGTCTGTCAGAGTTTGATGAAAAGAAGAGAAGCTGCCGCAGGCGTCTTTCTGATCACAATGCAAGACGTCGAAAACCACAGCCAGAATCAGTCCAATTGACTCCTGCAAGACTGTCTTCTTCATTATATG ATGAGAGGCAACAGATGAGTCTTGTTTGGAACAGGGCCCCACTTGTTTATTCCAGGCCTAATGAAAATTTGACATGGGAAGGCACATCCAGCTCAAAGTTCACGATAACAAAAGAATATGTAACAAAACCTGCAAAAGGAGGTATTGATGGGCAGCTGCATTTGCCTGGTAATGATCTGAGAACTTCCATTCCCATGCATCCTCATGATTCCAAGAGCTTGTTGCCATCCAAATCCAAGGTCATAACAGCTGAGGTTCTCAACCAAG GTTTAGAAGAATCAATTATCTCACCTAATGTGGATGCGACACAGGATCTTCATCGTGCTCTCTCTCTTCTGTCAACTAACTCATGGGGTTCGTGTGAGCAAAAATCCATTTCACATGAGCAGTCTGCACGCACCAGTCACACAGGCATGCCTCAGTCCATGCTGCATGTTATGCCTCAAAGCGTGCCACTTGCCTCGTCTGATCATTGGAGGACTGAGCAGTCTACTGACTCTCGGGTGCATACCTTGACTACAAACAATTATAACAGCAATTACAATCAAGAGTTCCAGCTGTTAAGAACCCCATATGATAGTGACTTCTACTCTAGTCAGTTGAACTGA